Proteins encoded by one window of Fibrobacter succinogenes:
- the rpmI gene encoding 50S ribosomal protein L35, producing the protein MPKMKTHSGAKKRFRVTGSGHVKFKRAGMRHIQAKMNTKRKRNLRKGALVKKVDTYHVKRLLVVA; encoded by the coding sequence ATGCCTAAAATGAAAACTCACAGCGGTGCTAAGAAGCGCTTCCGCGTGACTGGTTCCGGCCATGTCAAGTTCAAGCGCGCTGGTATGCGCCACATTCAAGCTAAGATGAACACTAAGCGTAAGCGTAACCTTCGTAAGGGCGCTCTCGTTAAGAAAGTCGATACCTATCACGTCAAGCGTCTGCTTGTAGTAGCATAA
- the infC gene encoding translation initiation factor IF-3, with amino-acid sequence MPNRPSDGTRTNEDIHISPIRLVKEDGEAIIIETSKALQMAKDAGLDLVEVSPNAKPPVCRIINYGKYKFEQLKKAKAAKAKQHVVKLKEIKMHPKTAENDYQYRIKQAGEFLQDGMKVKLIMQFRGREMAHMDYGKRLMERAKEDLAPFGDLEMDSRVEGNTMLSIYGPKRGAGKKQDQAPKPVTEPKAAGEA; translated from the coding sequence ATGCCCAACCGTCCCAGCGATGGGACCCGTACCAACGAAGATATCCATATCTCTCCGATCCGTCTCGTGAAAGAAGATGGCGAAGCTATCATCATCGAGACGAGCAAGGCATTGCAGATGGCGAAAGACGCCGGACTGGACCTTGTGGAAGTCTCCCCGAACGCTAAGCCGCCTGTCTGCCGCATCATCAACTACGGCAAGTACAAGTTCGAACAACTGAAGAAGGCTAAGGCTGCTAAGGCTAAGCAGCACGTGGTGAAGCTCAAGGAAATCAAGATGCACCCGAAGACTGCCGAGAACGACTACCAGTACCGTATCAAGCAGGCTGGCGAGTTCTTGCAGGACGGTATGAAGGTGAAACTTATCATGCAGTTCCGTGGACGCGAAATGGCGCACATGGACTACGGCAAGCGCCTGATGGAACGCGCCAAGGAAGACTTGGCCCCGTTTGGCGATTTGGAAATGGATTCGCGGGTGGAAGGCAACACGATGCTTTCTATCTACGGTCCGAAACGTGGTGCCGGTAAGAAACAAGACCAGGCACCGAAGCCCGTAACCGAGCCAAAGGCAGCAGGTGAGGCTTAA
- the rplT gene encoding 50S ribosomal protein L20 yields MPRAKTRVPSRERRKKILKAAKGYYGRRKSNLRLAIDAVAHAGQYAYAHRRDKKGDFRSLWITRLNAAVREFGISYSQFIYKLSKANINMNRKVLADLAVADPAAFAKVVEIVKAA; encoded by the coding sequence ATGCCACGCGCAAAAACTAGAGTTCCTTCCCGCGAACGCCGCAAAAAAATCCTCAAGGCCGCCAAGGGTTACTATGGCCGCCGCAAGTCGAACCTTCGCCTTGCTATTGACGCCGTTGCCCACGCTGGTCAGTATGCCTATGCACACCGCCGCGACAAGAAGGGTGATTTCCGCTCTCTGTGGATCACTCGCTTGAACGCTGCTGTTCGTGAATTCGGCATCAGCTATAGCCAGTTCATTTACAAGCTTTCCAAGGCTAACATCAACATGAACCGCAAGGTTCTCGCTGACTTGGCCGTCGCCGATCCGGCAGCTTTTGCTAAGGTCGTCGAAATCGTGAAGGCTGCTTAA
- a CDS encoding CopG family antitoxin: MKKEYDFSKMKAVKNPYAKVLKKQITIRLNVETIDYFKNMAEELGIPYQVLMDSYLTDCANAKRKLKITWK, from the coding sequence AAGAAAGAATATGATTTTTCAAAAATGAAGGCGGTGAAGAACCCGTATGCCAAAGTTCTTAAGAAACAAATTACAATAAGGCTGAACGTTGAAACGATCGACTATTTCAAGAATATGGCCGAAGAACTTGGCATTCCGTATCAGGTGCTGATGGATTCGTATTTGACCGATTGTGCGAACGCTAAACGCAAGTTGAAGATCACGTGGAAATAA
- a CDS encoding pitrilysin family protein produces the protein MKQTIEQTVLENGITILTDYMPHAYSAAVGVWIPRGSRHEAKDEFGLSHFYEHLVFKGTENRTALEIAHAIEDRGGNLEAYTTRQETGFYAQVESGDVPLAIDVISDMLMHPRFDKKEMEKERHVIIEEVHSYDDIPEELVGDIFNAIHFKGCGIAHSITGNVKQVQSLTRKQMLKYGHQVTDEIPLYVFASGKVNHNELVELCAQKFEQKKINGFTPDDIYTSKSRVKIVQKSDITQSNLFWGLSFDRSLMSDRDRCAFSIFNVAMGAGMASRLFQKIREDKGLAYSVYSTADLYKDCVDWGVALATEPHQLKTALALSVAEVKKFLRHGFIKDEFERTKTNILGGLHLGADSPEKRIIRMAEQTLHLGEFHTMDDVEKKIHAITEDEVLATINRLFSTAKYSIAVVEPKSKKKTVLDVDLF, from the coding sequence ATGAAACAGACGATTGAACAAACAGTACTCGAAAACGGAATCACCATTTTAACCGATTACATGCCGCACGCCTACTCCGCAGCCGTGGGCGTCTGGATTCCGCGAGGGAGCCGCCACGAAGCCAAAGACGAATTCGGGCTCAGCCATTTTTACGAGCATCTCGTTTTTAAAGGAACAGAAAACCGCACCGCACTCGAAATCGCGCACGCCATCGAAGACCGCGGTGGGAATCTCGAAGCGTACACCACACGCCAAGAAACGGGCTTTTACGCGCAAGTCGAAAGCGGCGACGTGCCGCTCGCTATAGACGTCATCTCGGACATGCTCATGCATCCGCGCTTCGACAAAAAAGAAATGGAAAAAGAGCGCCATGTCATCATCGAGGAAGTCCATAGTTACGACGACATTCCCGAGGAACTCGTAGGCGACATTTTCAACGCCATCCATTTCAAGGGTTGTGGCATCGCACATTCCATCACCGGAAACGTGAAGCAGGTGCAATCACTCACGCGCAAGCAAATGCTCAAGTACGGGCACCAAGTCACCGACGAAATTCCGCTATACGTTTTTGCATCAGGCAAAGTGAACCACAATGAGCTAGTAGAACTTTGTGCACAAAAATTCGAACAAAAAAAGATTAACGGTTTTACGCCCGACGATATTTACACTTCCAAAAGCAGGGTAAAAATCGTACAGAAAAGCGACATCACGCAATCGAACCTTTTCTGGGGACTTAGCTTTGACCGTTCCCTCATGAGCGACCGTGACCGCTGCGCATTTTCAATTTTCAACGTGGCGATGGGAGCCGGCATGGCAAGCAGGCTCTTCCAGAAAATCCGCGAAGACAAAGGCCTCGCCTACTCCGTCTATTCCACAGCCGACCTTTACAAAGACTGCGTGGACTGGGGTGTCGCCCTTGCAACCGAACCGCACCAGCTCAAGACCGCCCTTGCGCTCTCCGTCGCCGAAGTCAAGAAATTCCTGCGCCACGGGTTCATCAAAGACGAGTTCGAACGCACCAAGACGAACATCCTCGGCGGGCTCCACCTCGGCGCCGACAGCCCCGAAAAGCGTATCATCCGCATGGCAGAGCAAACGCTCCACCTTGGAGAATTCCACACGATGGACGATGTCGAAAAGAAAATCCACGCCATCACCGAAGACGAAGTCCTCGCCACCATCAACCGTCTTTTCAGCACAGCGAAATACTCCATCGCCGTTGTCGAACCCAAGAGCAAAAAGAAGACCGTGTTGGACGTGGATTTGTTTTAG